The uncultured Pseudodesulfovibrio sp. genome includes a region encoding these proteins:
- the nifJ gene encoding pyruvate:ferredoxin (flavodoxin) oxidoreductase, translated as MSKMKTMDGNTAAAWVAYAMSETAAIYPITPSSTMGEIADEWAAQGRKNIFGQTVEVRQLQSEAGAAGAVHGALAGGALTTTFTASQGLLLMIPNMYKIAGELLPCVFHVSARALAAHALSIFGDHQDVMACRQTGFAMLAAASVQEVMDLSLVAHLSTVEASVPFVSFFDGFRTSHEIQKIETIDYDDMKPLLNMDKVAAFRKRSMNPEHPDVRGTAQNPDIYFQGREASNSYYDAIPAIVEEYMTKVSALTGRDYKPFDYVGAADAERVIISMGSSCETIEEVVNRLVAEGEKVGLIKVRLYRPFSAKHFLAVLPESAKYVTVLDRTKEPGALGDPLYQDISTVFLEKGTGPVLTAGRYGLGSKEFTPAMAKAVFDNMAADAPKAHFTVGIEDDVTNASLVTTGTLDTTPEGTVQCKFWGLGSDGTVGANKQAIKIIGDNTDMYAQGYFAYDSKKSGGITISHLRFGEKPIQSTYLVTAADYVACHNPSYVHLYDVLDGIKDGGTFVLNCAWTAEQMDKELPASMRRTIAEKNLKFYTVDAVKIAAEVGLGGRINMVMQTAFFKLADVIPFEQAVALLKGGIEAAYGKKGPKIVEMNCAAVDKASDAIVKIDVPASWATLADDAKADVDEPDYVKNIMRPVLAQKGDDLPVSVFSEDGTVPVATSKYEKRGVAIKVPEWIIDNCIQCNQCAFVCPHSALRPVLVTEDEMKDAPATFAAQDAKGKDVKDLKYRMQVNTMDCLGCGNCADICPAKEKALVMKPIASQTEAQVPNFDFSETVSYKDAFKRDSVKGSQFKQSLMEFSGACAGCGETPYVKVLTQLFGERMIIANATGCSSIWGASAPSTPYCTNTDGFGPAWGNSLFEDAAEFGFGIEMGVNNRRKTLIAKCEEALCGASDDVKAALEGWLAAKDDAAASAEAGATLKAALEGAEDENLKAIAADADLFTKKSVWIFGGDGWAYDIGYGGVDHVLASGKDVNILVMDTEVYSNTGGQSSKATPLGSIAKFAAAGKGTGKKDLGRMAMTYGYVYVASVAMGADKQQMLKAFKEAEAYNGPSLIICYAPCINQGIKKGMGKTQLEQKLAVASGYWPLYRFNPELTEQGKNPFTLESKAPDGTLQEFLSGENRYAMLERFHPELSKAFRAKLEKDYADRYATLTHLAEADFGKTELDEPAACATGVSAEAPGSGEPCDDGR; from the coding sequence ATGTCCAAGATGAAAACGATGGATGGCAACACCGCCGCCGCATGGGTGGCCTATGCCATGAGTGAAACCGCCGCCATCTACCCCATCACGCCCTCGTCCACCATGGGCGAGATCGCCGATGAATGGGCCGCTCAAGGCCGCAAGAATATTTTCGGGCAGACCGTCGAGGTCCGCCAGTTGCAGTCCGAAGCCGGTGCTGCGGGTGCCGTTCACGGTGCCCTGGCAGGCGGCGCACTGACCACCACCTTTACCGCATCTCAGGGCCTGCTCCTGATGATCCCGAACATGTACAAGATCGCGGGCGAACTGCTGCCCTGCGTCTTCCACGTGTCTGCCCGCGCTCTCGCGGCCCACGCGCTGTCCATCTTCGGCGACCACCAGGACGTCATGGCCTGCCGCCAGACCGGCTTTGCGATGCTCGCCGCCGCTTCCGTCCAGGAAGTCATGGACCTCTCCCTGGTGGCTCACCTGTCCACGGTTGAGGCCAGCGTGCCTTTCGTCTCCTTCTTCGACGGTTTCCGGACCTCCCACGAGATCCAGAAGATCGAGACCATCGACTACGACGACATGAAGCCCCTGCTGAACATGGACAAGGTTGCCGCCTTCCGTAAGCGCTCCATGAACCCGGAACACCCGGACGTTCGCGGTACCGCCCAGAACCCGGACATCTACTTCCAGGGCCGTGAGGCTTCCAACTCCTACTACGATGCCATTCCGGCCATCGTCGAAGAGTACATGACCAAGGTTTCCGCCCTGACCGGCCGCGACTACAAGCCGTTCGACTACGTTGGCGCTGCCGACGCCGAGCGTGTGATCATCTCCATGGGCTCCTCCTGTGAGACCATCGAGGAAGTGGTCAACCGCCTGGTCGCCGAGGGCGAAAAGGTCGGCCTGATCAAGGTCCGCCTGTACCGCCCGTTCTCGGCCAAGCATTTCCTGGCCGTGCTGCCCGAATCCGCCAAGTACGTGACCGTGCTCGACCGCACCAAAGAGCCGGGCGCGTTGGGCGACCCCCTGTACCAGGACATCAGCACCGTGTTCCTGGAAAAGGGCACCGGCCCCGTCCTCACCGCCGGTCGCTACGGCCTGGGCTCCAAGGAGTTCACCCCGGCCATGGCCAAAGCGGTGTTCGACAACATGGCGGCGGACGCCCCGAAAGCCCACTTCACCGTGGGTATCGAGGACGACGTCACCAATGCCTCCCTCGTCACGACCGGGACCCTGGACACCACCCCTGAAGGCACCGTCCAGTGCAAGTTCTGGGGTCTCGGTTCTGACGGTACCGTCGGCGCCAACAAGCAGGCCATCAAGATCATCGGCGACAACACCGACATGTACGCGCAGGGTTACTTCGCCTACGACTCCAAGAAGTCCGGTGGTATCACCATCTCCCACCTGCGCTTCGGTGAGAAGCCCATCCAGTCCACCTACCTGGTCACCGCGGCCGACTACGTGGCCTGCCACAACCCGAGCTACGTGCACCTGTACGACGTGCTCGACGGCATCAAGGACGGCGGCACCTTCGTGCTGAACTGCGCCTGGACCGCCGAACAGATGGACAAGGAACTGCCCGCCTCCATGCGCCGGACCATCGCCGAGAAGAACCTCAAGTTCTACACCGTCGACGCCGTCAAGATCGCGGCCGAGGTCGGCCTGGGCGGACGCATCAACATGGTCATGCAGACCGCCTTCTTCAAGCTGGCCGACGTCATCCCGTTCGAGCAGGCCGTTGCGCTGCTCAAGGGCGGCATCGAGGCCGCTTACGGCAAGAAGGGTCCGAAGATCGTCGAGATGAACTGCGCCGCTGTCGACAAGGCTTCCGACGCCATCGTCAAGATCGATGTCCCGGCTTCCTGGGCGACCCTGGCTGACGACGCCAAGGCCGACGTGGACGAGCCCGATTACGTCAAGAACATCATGCGTCCGGTCCTGGCCCAGAAGGGCGACGACCTGCCTGTCTCCGTGTTTTCCGAAGACGGCACCGTCCCGGTCGCCACTTCCAAATACGAGAAGCGCGGCGTGGCCATCAAGGTCCCCGAGTGGATCATCGACAACTGCATTCAGTGCAACCAGTGCGCCTTTGTCTGTCCGCACTCCGCTCTGCGCCCGGTGCTGGTCACCGAGGACGAGATGAAGGACGCTCCGGCCACCTTCGCCGCCCAGGACGCCAAGGGCAAGGACGTCAAGGATCTGAAGTACCGCATGCAGGTCAACACCATGGACTGCCTGGGTTGCGGCAACTGCGCCGACATCTGCCCGGCCAAGGAAAAGGCGCTGGTCATGAAGCCCATCGCTTCCCAGACCGAAGCTCAGGTGCCCAACTTCGACTTCTCCGAGACCGTGTCCTACAAGGACGCCTTCAAGCGTGATTCCGTCAAGGGTTCCCAGTTCAAGCAGTCGCTCATGGAATTCTCCGGTGCCTGCGCCGGTTGCGGCGAGACCCCGTACGTCAAGGTGCTGACCCAGCTGTTCGGCGAGCGTATGATCATCGCCAACGCCACCGGTTGCTCCTCCATCTGGGGCGCTTCCGCACCTTCCACCCCCTACTGCACCAACACCGATGGCTTCGGCCCGGCTTGGGGCAACTCCCTGTTCGAGGACGCGGCCGAGTTCGGCTTCGGCATCGAGATGGGCGTGAACAACCGCCGCAAGACCCTGATCGCCAAGTGCGAAGAGGCTCTGTGCGGCGCTTCCGACGACGTCAAGGCCGCCCTTGAGGGCTGGCTGGCCGCCAAGGACGACGCAGCCGCTTCCGCTGAAGCCGGCGCGACCCTGAAGGCCGCTCTGGAAGGCGCCGAGGACGAGAACCTCAAGGCCATCGCTGCCGACGCCGACCTGTTCACCAAGAAGTCCGTCTGGATCTTCGGTGGTGACGGCTGGGCCTACGACATCGGTTACGGCGGTGTGGACCACGTGCTCGCTTCCGGCAAGGACGTGAACATCCTGGTCATGGACACCGAGGTGTACTCCAACACCGGCGGACAGTCCTCCAAGGCCACTCCGCTCGGCTCCATCGCCAAGTTCGCTGCCGCGGGTAAGGGTACCGGCAAGAAGGACTTGGGCCGCATGGCCATGACCTACGGCTACGTGTACGTCGCCTCTGTCGCCATGGGCGCCGACAAGCAGCAGATGCTCAAGGCCTTCAAGGAGGCCGAGGCCTACAACGGCCCGTCCCTGATCATCTGCTACGCCCCGTGCATCAACCAGGGCATCAAGAAGGGCATGGGCAAGACCCAGCTCGAGCAGAAGCTGGCCGTGGCCTCCGGTTACTGGCCCCTGTACCGCTTCAACCCCGAACTCACCGAACAGGGCAAGAACCCGTTCACTCTGGAGTCCAAGGCTCCCGACGGAACGCTTCAGGAGTTCCTGTCCGGTGAAAACCGCTACGCCATGCTGGAACGCTTCCACCCGGAACTGTCCAAGGCGTTCCGCGCTAAACTGGAAAAGGACTACGCCGATCGTTACGCCACCCTCACCCATCTGGCCGAAGCCGACTTTGGCAAGACCGAGCTGGATGAGCCTGCAGCGTGTGCTACCGGTGTGTCGGCCGAAGCCCCGGGTTCCGGTGAACCCTGCGACGACGGCAGATAA
- a CDS encoding Dabb family protein — MVRHIVMWTLKDEAEGQTAKENGAKMKEILEALKGRIEGLRHIEVSVDIVAADPECHVILCSEHDDVDALNHYQDHPEHQACVSFVKKVASGRKAVDYVI, encoded by the coding sequence GTGGTCAGACATATCGTCATGTGGACGTTGAAGGATGAGGCCGAAGGCCAGACTGCAAAGGAAAACGGCGCGAAGATGAAAGAGATTCTGGAGGCGCTCAAGGGGCGTATCGAGGGTCTCAGGCATATTGAGGTCAGCGTGGACATCGTGGCCGCCGACCCGGAATGCCATGTGATTCTGTGCTCCGAGCACGACGACGTGGATGCCCTGAACCACTATCAGGATCACCCGGAACATCAGGCCTGCGTTTCCTTCGTGAAGAAGGTCGCGTCTGGCCGCAAGGCAGTTGATTACGTGATTTAG
- a CDS encoding sigma-54 dependent transcriptional regulator yields MAEILIIDDDLDVCETMESLITRLTHECVSAHTLDSGVRMMRKKAFDVIFLDVRLPDGNGLDILPDIMALPDPPEVIILTGKGDPDGAELAIRGGVWDYLLKPSSIREISLTLGRALKYHEEKRGRDGDRGLELNGVVGDSPVIKVSFNLLSQAARSETNVLITGETGTGKELFASTIHANSKRKSGNFVVVDCAGLTESLLESTLYGHRKGAFTGAQSDRIGLVKLADGGTLFLDEVGEMPLSMQKAFLRVLQERTFRPVGDTREQTSDFRLVTATNRDLDNMVEKGTFRSDLLYRLKTMHIHLPPLRERPEDIKSLCAYRVSQLCRQYNMPPKSFGSDFNPALESYDWPGNVRELFNILERAVVTSGNEKTLYAMHLPRELRIQIAKSQIERMTNAAPEEELPAPSTEPVRKIGQDIFEDIFEQELPTLRDFKSTAEKVYLGELIRQCDGDLPRILEVSKLSRSHFYGLLKKYGLSL; encoded by the coding sequence GTGGCGGAGATACTGATCATAGACGATGACCTCGATGTTTGCGAGACCATGGAGAGCCTGATCACCAGGCTGACCCATGAGTGCGTCTCCGCGCACACCCTTGATTCCGGCGTACGGATGATGCGCAAGAAGGCCTTCGACGTGATCTTTCTGGACGTCCGTCTGCCCGACGGCAACGGCCTGGACATCCTGCCCGACATCATGGCCCTGCCCGACCCTCCCGAAGTCATCATCCTGACCGGCAAGGGCGACCCGGACGGCGCGGAACTGGCCATCCGGGGCGGCGTCTGGGACTATCTGCTCAAGCCCTCCAGCATCCGCGAGATATCCCTGACCCTGGGCCGGGCGCTCAAGTACCATGAAGAGAAGCGCGGCCGCGACGGCGATCGGGGCCTGGAACTGAACGGCGTGGTAGGCGACAGTCCTGTCATCAAGGTCAGCTTCAACCTGCTTTCCCAGGCGGCCCGTTCGGAAACCAACGTGCTCATCACCGGCGAGACCGGCACCGGCAAGGAGCTTTTCGCCTCCACTATCCACGCCAACTCCAAACGCAAGTCCGGCAACTTCGTGGTTGTGGACTGCGCCGGACTGACCGAGTCCCTGCTGGAATCCACCCTGTACGGCCACCGCAAGGGAGCCTTCACCGGGGCCCAGAGTGACCGCATCGGACTGGTCAAGCTGGCTGACGGCGGCACCTTGTTTCTGGATGAAGTGGGCGAGATGCCCCTGTCCATGCAAAAAGCCTTTTTGCGGGTGCTGCAGGAGCGCACCTTCCGCCCGGTGGGCGACACCCGGGAACAGACCAGCGACTTCCGTCTGGTCACGGCCACCAACCGGGATCTCGACAACATGGTCGAAAAGGGAACATTCCGTTCCGACCTGCTGTATCGGCTCAAGACAATGCACATCCACCTGCCGCCCCTCAGGGAGCGGCCCGAGGACATCAAGTCCCTGTGCGCCTACCGGGTGAGCCAGCTCTGCCGCCAGTACAACATGCCGCCCAAGTCGTTCGGATCGGACTTCAACCCGGCCCTCGAGAGCTACGACTGGCCCGGCAACGTGCGCGAGCTGTTCAACATCCTGGAACGGGCCGTGGTCACCTCGGGCAACGAAAAGACTCTTTACGCCATGCACCTGCCGCGTGAGCTGCGCATCCAGATCGCCAAATCGCAGATCGAACGCATGACCAATGCCGCACCCGAGGAAGAGCTCCCCGCCCCGTCCACCGAACCTGTCCGAAAAATCGGACAGGATATCTTCGAGGACATCTTCGAACAGGAACTGCCCACGCTGCGGGACTTCAAGAGCACGGCTGAAAAAGTTTACCTGGGCGAACTCATCCGCCAGTGCGACGGCGACCTGCCCCGCATCCTGGAGGTCTCCAAGCTCTCCCGCTCGCACTTCTACGGCCTGCTCAAGAAGTACGGCCTGTCCCTCTAG
- a CDS encoding ABC transporter substrate binding protein — translation MRKILYLTLLIFCLGIVSASPALAAVEKPKKSVLCLNSYHHGYQWSDAIMRGIRSVLENSHYKIDLQIEYMDAKRYNYEDVTRMLLRLYKEKFKNEKFDLIMTSDNDAYTFATQYRDILFPGVPLVYCGVNFLNTDDTDSDNATGVIENFDLSKTLDVALRLHPDKKRIVVVGDSSTAGAAIKRQVKNQLARYKVPLEAEYWTDMSLKNVLDRIANLPRDTFLFFIPYYQVIDGRFLTAEEAMQAIYDRSPVPIYTAWEFLAGNGAVGGNMLSGYLHGQRAAEIALEILDGKSPDAIPVFRETTGQYIFDYKVMKRLRLDMDLLPKGSHIINAPKAFYELSKEVFWTIMVSFVLLVMVLVFLTVTMLERRKVERKIKDQLAFQQTLMDTVPQLVSWQDAEGQYLGTNRAFSEFFGLENVEYMDQKTIHDVIPDLDYASWASGADKSVIRNGQAFRKERRKLADAEGNPAWIEVTKVPINDRSGQIVGVLSMADNITTELNLEKQLLQSQKMEAIGTLAGGIAHDFNNILTSIINSTELAVGDLDPESMTTRDLERVLKAARRGGRVVKQILAFSRPSTEGFRPTDVGAVITEAIGLLESSMPRKIEVRSNIKENLSCVNADPTQIHQVVMNLCTNAFHALRRAGGTIEVRLDLAEVSGEDADILGLQPGEYVRLVVEDNGPGIPQDIVDKIFDPFFTTKDKTEGTGLGLAVVHGIVRSHKGGLLVGPREGGGTTFSIYLPKGDEGLCSDVDLAGAPRNLGAHILFVEDDADQLQTTPRLLETMGFVVDGQESPLSALRRVNDMPKEYDLVITDYDMPGMSGTQLARRLAVIAPGLPVILISGREDAVSAAADLPNIRLVVIKPYDKQDLSHAISTVLSEEKQGE, via the coding sequence ATGCGTAAAATACTCTATCTGACCCTGCTTATATTCTGCCTCGGCATCGTTTCCGCCAGTCCTGCGCTTGCCGCTGTAGAAAAACCCAAGAAAAGCGTTCTCTGTCTGAACTCCTACCATCATGGCTACCAGTGGTCCGACGCGATCATGCGCGGCATCCGCTCTGTACTGGAGAACAGCCACTACAAGATCGACCTCCAGATCGAATACATGGACGCCAAGCGGTACAATTACGAGGACGTCACCCGCATGCTGCTGCGGCTGTACAAGGAAAAGTTCAAGAACGAGAAGTTCGACCTGATCATGACCTCGGACAACGACGCCTATACCTTCGCGACACAATATCGGGACATTCTCTTTCCCGGCGTGCCGCTGGTCTATTGCGGCGTAAACTTCCTGAACACCGACGACACGGACTCCGACAACGCAACGGGCGTCATCGAGAACTTCGACTTGTCCAAAACCCTGGACGTGGCCTTGCGCCTGCATCCGGACAAGAAGCGCATCGTCGTGGTCGGCGACTCGTCCACGGCCGGCGCGGCCATCAAGCGTCAGGTCAAGAACCAGCTGGCGCGCTACAAGGTCCCGCTGGAGGCCGAATACTGGACTGATATGTCGCTGAAAAACGTGCTCGACCGGATTGCCAACCTGCCCCGGGACACGTTTCTCTTCTTCATTCCCTATTATCAGGTCATCGACGGCCGCTTCCTGACGGCCGAAGAGGCCATGCAGGCCATTTACGACCGCTCCCCCGTACCCATCTATACGGCCTGGGAGTTCCTGGCCGGCAACGGCGCGGTGGGCGGCAACATGCTCTCCGGCTACCTCCACGGCCAGCGGGCCGCCGAGATAGCCCTGGAAATCCTGGACGGCAAAAGCCCGGACGCCATTCCCGTGTTCCGCGAGACCACCGGCCAGTACATCTTCGACTACAAAGTCATGAAGCGCCTCCGCCTGGATATGGACCTTCTGCCCAAGGGGAGCCACATCATCAACGCCCCCAAGGCATTCTACGAACTCTCCAAGGAAGTCTTCTGGACGATCATGGTCAGCTTCGTCCTGCTGGTCATGGTTCTCGTCTTCCTGACCGTGACCATGCTCGAACGACGCAAGGTGGAACGTAAGATCAAGGATCAGCTCGCCTTCCAGCAGACCCTGATGGACACGGTCCCCCAGCTGGTGTCCTGGCAGGACGCCGAGGGACAATATCTCGGCACCAACCGGGCGTTCTCGGAGTTCTTCGGATTGGAGAACGTGGAATACATGGACCAGAAGACCATCCACGACGTCATCCCGGACCTGGACTACGCGTCCTGGGCTTCGGGCGCGGACAAATCCGTCATCCGCAACGGCCAGGCCTTCCGCAAGGAGCGCCGCAAGCTGGCCGACGCCGAGGGCAACCCGGCCTGGATCGAGGTCACCAAGGTACCCATCAACGACCGCTCAGGCCAGATCGTGGGCGTGCTCTCCATGGCCGACAACATCACCACCGAGTTGAACCTGGAAAAACAGCTCCTGCAATCCCAGAAGATGGAGGCCATCGGCACACTGGCCGGCGGCATCGCCCATGACTTCAACAACATCCTGACCAGCATCATCAACTCCACCGAACTGGCCGTGGGTGACCTGGACCCGGAATCCATGACCACCAGGGATCTGGAGCGGGTGCTGAAGGCGGCCCGGCGCGGCGGCCGTGTGGTCAAGCAGATCCTGGCTTTCAGCCGCCCGTCCACCGAAGGGTTCCGGCCCACGGACGTGGGCGCGGTCATCACCGAGGCCATCGGGCTGCTGGAATCCTCCATGCCCCGCAAGATCGAGGTCCGGTCCAATATCAAGGAGAACCTGTCCTGCGTGAACGCGGACCCGACCCAGATCCATCAGGTGGTCATGAACCTGTGCACCAACGCCTTCCATGCCCTGCGCAGGGCAGGCGGCACCATTGAGGTTCGTCTGGACCTGGCCGAGGTCTCGGGCGAGGACGCCGACATTCTCGGCCTGCAACCGGGTGAGTACGTCCGCCTGGTTGTCGAGGATAACGGGCCGGGCATCCCCCAGGACATCGTGGACAAGATCTTCGATCCGTTCTTTACGACCAAGGACAAGACCGAAGGCACGGGACTGGGGCTGGCGGTCGTCCACGGCATCGTCCGCAGCCACAAGGGCGGCCTGCTGGTCGGCCCGCGCGAGGGCGGCGGCACGACCTTCTCCATTTATCTGCCCAAGGGCGACGAGGGGCTGTGCAGCGATGTGGACCTCGCCGGCGCCCCGCGCAACCTGGGCGCGCACATCCTCTTCGTGGAGGATGACGCGGACCAGCTCCAGACGACTCCCCGCCTGCTCGAAACAATGGGATTCGTGGTCGACGGCCAGGAAAGCCCGCTTTCGGCCCTGCGCCGTGTCAACGACATGCCCAAGGAGTACGATCTGGTCATCACGGACTACGACATGCCCGGCATGAGCGGAACCCAGCTGGCACGGCGGCTCGCGGTCATCGCACCGGGCCTGCCCGTGATCCTTATTTCCGGACGCGAGGATGCGGTATCCGCAGCCGCGGACTTGCCGAACATCCGACTCGTGGTTATCAAACCCTATGACAAGCAGGACCTGTCCCATGCCATCAGCACGGTGCTGAGCGAAGAAAAACAAGGGGAGTGA
- a CDS encoding DNA-3-methyladenine glycosylase I produces the protein MADFDSYCDFCASRDKDDVDRVYHDTRYGFPVTDDTELFALLVLEINQAGLSWRTILNKEQNFRKAYDGFDIPTVAAYGESDRTRLLADAGIIRNKLKVNAAIHNANAILDLQREHGSFKQWLDEHHPLPKEDWVKLFKKRFKFVGGEIVGEFLMSSGYLKGAHVESCPVHKTILEAVPAWTRPVRS, from the coding sequence ATGGCCGACTTTGATTCCTACTGCGACTTCTGCGCCTCGCGCGACAAGGATGACGTGGATCGCGTCTATCATGACACCCGCTACGGCTTCCCGGTCACGGACGATACCGAACTTTTCGCCCTGCTGGTCCTGGAAATCAACCAGGCCGGTCTGAGCTGGCGGACGATCCTCAACAAGGAACAGAACTTCCGCAAGGCCTACGACGGATTCGACATCCCCACCGTGGCCGCGTACGGAGAATCGGACCGGACGCGGCTTCTGGCCGACGCGGGCATTATCCGTAACAAGCTCAAGGTCAACGCGGCCATCCACAACGCGAACGCGATTCTCGATCTGCAACGCGAGCACGGGTCATTCAAACAATGGCTGGACGAGCACCATCCGCTGCCCAAGGAGGATTGGGTCAAGCTCTTCAAAAAACGTTTCAAGTTCGTGGGCGGAGAGATTGTCGGGGAATTCCTGATGAGTTCCGGGTACCTGAAAGGGGCGCATGTGGAGTCCTGTCCTGTCCACAAAACGATACTCGAGGCCGTGCCTGCCTGGACCAGACCAGTCCGCTCATAA
- a CDS encoding L-lactate permease has product MSIEVLALIALLPILVALVLMVGLRWPATKAMPLAWLTAAAGAVLAWSLPVAYVAALTLQGFVTAIGILIIVFGAILILRTLQHSGGMETIQHGMQNITPDRRIQAIIIGYMFAAFIEGAAGFGTPAALAAPLLLSLGFPPLAAAIICLVFNSFPVTFGAVGTPVVLGLKFLAPSVDAAVQSGAAVNFANMGDFNMVVGQWATLMHLGMIFILPIFMLGFITRFFGPERSWKAGFAAWKFCIFAAVAFTVPYLIFAWNVGPEFPSLIGGLIGLGIIIIGAKKGFCMPKKTWDFGDPAKWDPEWTGTVSADASEFKAHMSQFRAWLPYILIGLILVVTRIPELGLKGMLAAQKISFTGILGFKSVNASIAYLYLPGTIPFILVALLTVLIHGMPAEKVKLSWSQAFKTMKNPTIALFAAVALVSIFRGSGIADTALNPHSYPSMPLAMAKAVAAVAGNAWPMVASFVGGLGAFITGSNTVSDLLFAEFQWGVASQLELPRQIIVAAQAVGGGMGNMVCIHNIVAACAVVGLSGMEGQILKRTVWPFLLYGVVVGIVASLMSFVFLPGLF; this is encoded by the coding sequence ATGTCTATTGAAGTGCTCGCGCTTATCGCGCTGCTGCCCATCCTGGTGGCGCTCGTGCTCATGGTCGGCCTGCGCTGGCCTGCCACCAAAGCCATGCCCCTGGCATGGTTGACTGCCGCAGCTGGCGCGGTTCTGGCCTGGAGCCTGCCCGTCGCCTACGTCGCCGCCCTGACCCTGCAGGGATTCGTGACCGCCATCGGCATCCTGATCATCGTTTTCGGCGCCATCCTGATCCTGCGCACCCTGCAGCATTCCGGCGGCATGGAGACCATCCAGCACGGCATGCAGAACATCACCCCTGACCGCCGCATCCAGGCGATCATCATCGGTTACATGTTCGCCGCCTTCATCGAAGGCGCCGCCGGCTTCGGCACCCCGGCCGCTCTGGCCGCCCCGCTGCTGCTCTCCCTGGGCTTCCCGCCCCTGGCCGCAGCCATCATCTGCCTGGTCTTCAACTCCTTCCCCGTCACCTTCGGCGCGGTCGGTACCCCGGTCGTTCTGGGCCTCAAGTTCCTGGCTCCGAGCGTTGACGCCGCTGTCCAGTCCGGCGCTGCCGTGAACTTCGCCAACATGGGCGACTTCAACATGGTCGTCGGCCAGTGGGCCACCCTGATGCACCTGGGCATGATCTTCATCCTCCCGATCTTCATGCTCGGCTTCATCACCCGCTTCTTCGGTCCCGAGCGCAGCTGGAAGGCCGGCTTCGCCGCCTGGAAGTTCTGCATTTTCGCCGCCGTGGCCTTCACCGTTCCCTACCTGATCTTCGCCTGGAACGTCGGTCCCGAGTTCCCGTCCCTGATCGGTGGTCTGATCGGCCTCGGCATCATCATCATCGGCGCCAAGAAGGGCTTCTGCATGCCCAAGAAGACCTGGGACTTCGGTGACCCTGCCAAGTGGGATCCCGAATGGACCGGTACCGTGTCCGCCGACGCTTCCGAGTTCAAGGCTCACATGAGCCAGTTCCGCGCCTGGCTGCCGTACATCCTGATCGGCCTGATCCTGGTCGTGACCCGTATCCCCGAGCTCGGACTCAAGGGCATGCTCGCAGCCCAGAAGATCAGCTTCACCGGCATCCTCGGCTTCAAGTCCGTTAACGCCTCCATCGCTTACCTGTACCTGCCCGGTACCATTCCGTTCATCCTGGTCGCGCTGCTGACCGTGCTCATCCACGGCATGCCCGCCGAGAAGGTCAAGCTGTCCTGGTCCCAGGCCTTCAAGACCATGAAGAACCCGACCATCGCCCTGTTCGCGGCGGTCGCCCTGGTCTCCATCTTCCGCGGTTCCGGCATCGCCGACACCGCCCTGAACCCGCACTCCTACCCGTCCATGCCTCTGGCAATGGCTAAGGCCGTCGCCGCTGTCGCCGGTAACGCCTGGCCCATGGTTGCCTCCTTCGTGGGTGGTCTGGGTGCGTTCATCACCGGTTCCAACACCGTTTCCGACCTGCTCTTCGCCGAGTTCCAGTGGGGCGTCGCCTCGCAGCTCGAGCTGCCGCGCCAGATCATCGTGGCCGCGCAGGCTGTCGGTGGTGGCATGGGCAACATGGTCTGCATCCACAACATCGTCGCCGCTTGCGCCGTTGTTGGCCTGTCCGGCATGGAAGGCCAGATCCTGAAGCGCACCGTATGGCCCTTCCTGCTGTACGGCGTCGTTGTCGGCATCGTCGCGTCGCTGATGAGCTTCGTGTTCCTGCCCGGCCTGTTCTAG